The genome window TGGGGGGGTCCTGGGTGAAGGTGTAGGATGTATGGTTTTGTCCTGGGGTTGATTCTCTGAGATGTTGAGAACTTGAGCTTTCTGCATAGAGACGCTGGTTGAAACGGGAGTCATCAGCAATGTTGACCTCGTATTTCATGGGCTCTGCAACAGCAGTTCAAAAGGAAGACCCTCAGTACagaacacaaatacatacaaatcATGAGCTAGACAACAGATCAGCATGACCTAAAATGTATTTCACTCTTTCagagcagggatggattacttcacgggcctactgggcccaggcccaggggcccaaggggtcaggagggccctgaagcccaagcctttgcatggaatcattgcctcaatatcaacaaatcaggatgtaggctatgaatctgattgcaTTTAGTATtagccatccccaaaatgcaccagaatacaggaaatcacatcaaacaaattaaaacatttctgggggaggacccccaaaccccccctcccacatatacgacaattagtggggggcccttaatacatctgggcccaggggcccgaaagttcataatccgcccatgtttCAGAGCTTGttaaccactgtgtgtgtggcctgtgtatgcatgtgcccACCTATTTCCTGGCTCCATAAGTCATCCTCCAGCCTCTCCTCTTTGATCTGCATCAGGGTTGAATCCTGTCCTTGACTGCTTGAACACTGTAAAAAAGgacatcaataaagtatctatttatctaaaAAGAAACAGAAGAGCACCTGATCTTTTCAAATACTTTTTTGACCTAACACAGCTCtcgccctctcctctcttctgatTTCACATACTTGTACAATATTTGCACACCTTGTCCTCAATGCTCAGAGGCTGTTCAGGGCTGTCGCTCCTGGCCTCCAGTGTCCCACTTCTCAATGGGCTGCTCCAGTCGTGTTGTACCATGTTATCTGccggtaaaacacacacaggattcaAGGCATGACAGAAGGGGAAAAGGTGCATTCCCTGCATTCCCTATAGAGCAAACACTGACATCTAATATTTACTGAGTAAGAGGAGGATGGCAAATCCATCGACTTTGTGCTATGTAGTCAGTGGTCAAAATATCTGTTCATTCCGCACacatagggcagccgtggcccactagtTAGCACTCAGGACTTAtcaccggagggttgccggtgaAGCACCCGATTTGGTTCCCCCGGAATTCCTGTTTCCTTTACGCCACTGTTTTGAAGTTCTTGcgttgttgctaggttaccgtGCGTATTCACAGTGCTGTATTGCGTTTTCCGTGTTTTCAGCTACGGTAACCGACTAGAGCTTCCGTGTAAAGACCTAGAGGGGAAACATGAATTGCATGGGGAACCAAATCGGGTGCTTCACCGGTTctagccccgaccagtgggccgcggctgaagtgcccttgagcaaggcacctaacccctcactgctccccgagcgccgccgttgaagaactgcgccgggattagtgtgtgcttcacctcactgtgtgctgtttgtgtttcactaattcaccgattgggttaaatgcagagaccaaatttccctcacgggatcaaaaaagtatatatacttatacatttgACCCAGCCGTTTCATTTGAAAGATACTACAGCTGTCCAGTGCCCACCTCTGCTCACCTGTTTCAATTCGTATTTGTACAGTCCTTAATTCTTCTTTCGCCTCCTGTAATTTCCTTTTCAGGTCCTCGTTCTCGTTTTGATGTCGGGAAATCTCAAGGCGCAACACTGCATAACTGTCGTCAAAAAGTTTGATTATTTCGGCAATAGCTGCCTTTGCCAAGACTTCCATTACTGCACCCAACTGTGTCTGTATAGACCCACAGTTAGCGTTAGTCATTTTAACCGCTGGGTAATGCAtcaaatataaatatgaatatCGGTAAGAAAACACAATGAATTATCCTAATAACTAAAAATACGTTTATTACGCGAAAAAGGCATATTCTAGCACGGCAAAATCAACAACAATCAActgctcctctgtctctccctcctctgcgTGTGTAAGAACTGGTGAAAGAGTGTAATTGGCAGTGATCGCCACCTATCGGATCAGCGTAATTTGAAATGCTAGTAGTAGTCAAATTTGATGTCTGTCTGGGTTTATAGTTCAAGCTGGGTAGTATTCACTGAAATAGTAAAGGTAACATGATTTCCATCATCTGTGGAGtttgttatttttaaaaagaGCAGCTGATGAGAAATattttataaaaaaatatgCAGCTACGTATTCTAACAGATGGTGGCAATAAAGAGCCAGTATATTGGTTGTCTGGATGAAAATGGAGAAGAAGTAgtagtagaagaagaagaagaaaaataatagtagaagaagaagaatctcTTCTCTGTTGTCACCGGAAGATTTATAATTCGAGCCTCTTACAATTGTTGGAAGTTAGCCACATTTAACACAGGTTCAGAATGTCCGAACGAAAAGTTTTGAACGTAAGTGTTTCTTTTCCACATAACTGCCCATACCAACGCGGTAACGTTACCGACATTGCCCAATTTACTACTTGCTTGTAGCTAtcctagctaacgttagctggctaACCAGCTCAGTTCTGCTCAACAAACAGAATAGCAGTCTTTCAAAACAAATACTTAAGTCAGCACTTTATAATTAACTTGACGATTGATACTCTTATGTCTCCATTGGGTCCAGTGTCACAGCTCTACCATCACTAACCTTAACCTTTTAACGTTGCGCAAATTGCACTTGCATGATGAGATTATATGACTGGCTGGCCATATTAGCTGGTAGTGGTATTTGTAACTGTTAATCTGATAAATTGGAATAACGTTGACGTTTTCAAGAAGACAACAAGATGATGTGATCATGACTGTCTGTCTTTGCAGAAATACTATCCCCCGGATTTCGACCCCTCGAAAATCCCCAAGCTAAAGCTACCTAAAGACCGTCAGTATGTTGTGCGATTGATGGCCCCATTCAACATGAGGTAAGATCCACTCCGGTCCGTTGACGTCGCCTGCCTTAAAATGCAGTGAAACAGAGAATTCAGTGTGGTggtagcaaagatccttgattactagctccgctttaaccctctctggtggtAGTGTGTACGTCACCGTCATTCGATTTCCGTTCTGAGATGGGAAATCCAACGGATATCGAATGACTCCGACGTACACACTACCACCACACTGAATTTTCTGCATCACTGCATTTTAAGGCAGGAAACTAGTACTGAAATAATGTGAGCTGAAGTTGATTGTTGTATTGTGACCAAAACAGGTGCAAGACCTGCGGTGAGTACATATACAAGGGGAAAAAGTTCAACGCTCGGAAAGAAACAGTACAAAATGAGCACTACATGGGACTGCCCATTTTCCGATTTTACATCAAATGCACAAGATGCCTGGCTGAGATCACTTTCAAGGTATGCCACTAAAATTGTGTGCGTGCGAGTCACCTAAGATTTATTGATTGGAAACATGGTATGGTTGAAACATTGAATTTGAAAATGAGTCAAGTTGGAGTGACTGATCAGTTCCCTTCTATATTTTGTGTACATGTCATGTAATGCCTTGTGAAGGTATTTTCAAAGATACTTTAGAatgctttatcaaccgtctctggtatTTTGTTCTTACAATTTTGTCAAATGAAATCCAACAGGCAGATCTGTTAGACTTTAATGGCATGTTTATTTCCCACACAGACGGACCCAGAGAACACGGACTATGCAATGGAGCATGGTGCCACACGAAACTTTCAAGCAGAGAAGCTGattgaggaggaagagaagaagatacagagggagcgggaggaagaggagctgaACAATCCCATGAAGGTGACTAGGAAAGGATCAGAAATTGTGTACATCCGTGACTGATAACTCCCTCTGGGGAGCTAATTGTACTCCAGTAGAAAGACTGGGATAAGACATAGTTTACACCTGCTTGCATTGGATATGTTTAACATATGGTACAAGATATGACACCATTGGGTATGTTTAACATATGATTAACAtatggtacaaaatatgacaccATTGGGTATGTTTAACATATGGTACAAGATATGACACCACTGGCCAGAACCATATTCCTTTTGTATGCTAGGTCATTTGTCCAAATCAGTCTGATTCTGGAGCAGAGAACGGTATGAGTAAAGTAATTGTACAAGTATTTGTCCTATATTTATCCTATAAAGTAGAAACCTGTCAGGGAAAAAAGTAATCCTAAAAGAAAGTGATAAGAAGGTTCCAGTGACAGTTGCGCTTTGCTTTGGCTATGACAGGTCCTGGAGAACCGAACGCGGGACTCAAAAATGGAGATGGAGGTTCTGGAGAACCTGCAGGAACTGAAGGAGCTGAACCAGCGGCAGGCGCAGGTGGACTTTGAGGGCATGCTGGGTCAGTACCGCGACTTGGagcaacagcagcggcagagagaggtggaggaggatgagCGCGAGaccaagtgagtgtgtgtgtgtgtgtgtgtgtgtgtggagagagaaatTGAAGACCCAGCCAGACTATGTAAAATTCCTGTGTACGTTGTACATGGGGTGAAGAAAGAGATTCTGGATGAGGTCTTGGTGGCTCAGTGATGACCCTTTGCAGACACACCCAACAGCTGCGGACGCCATGGGCTGGTAGCCATAGGCtgaatgaaacctttattgccccGAAGGGAACTGGTATTGCACTAAAGGAAAGTAGTGTTCTACTTTATAATCCACTTGAAACTCCTTTTGGTACAGTTGGTACACTTGTAGGGTAGTGGCGATTGTTAAGTCTGCATGGTCACCACAAATGGGAGGGAACGTGGATGTCCCAGTGGATGACTCAGCAGGGAGGGgggtggatgcaattcataacgtttgatgtgtggatgcaattcagtatctgcatttaacccaatcggtgaattagtgaaacacaaacagcacacagtgaacacacagtgaggtgaagcacacactaatcccggcgcagtgagctgcctgctacaacggcggcgctcggggagcagtgaggggttaggtgccttgctcaagggcacttcagccgcagcccactggtcggggctcgaaccggaaaccctccggttacaagtccagagtgctaaccagtgggccacggctgcccatacccaattcataatgttttctacaaagttaaaataaaggttcctacttctccttgggacaagcacttttgaattttggaaaacacttttccatttacatcgggattttgcaaacattcagtgtccgtcaataaaatgagcccttcaacgaaattgacaagcagctgtaagtaggctaagcatgctaaattctacatccaaacagtattctaacgttagctttgagatactgcttgattgcataacttaactttaagtttagtctcttcaatgtagcctactatgttgtgataagaccttagcagagttaacttcaatgcagcagttttgaacaaatttgcgcttcagcatggtcacgatgctaagcgggtttaatagcaatttagccagacgtcgtctatgcaatgcttctatgtggcaacaacaatccttcaacaatcgtgaatattttgttaaatcagagccccttattagacattctctggttaaatgcacatgcagacgaggggcagcaggctacgacagagagcggggcggggtaaggaaaggctgcgtgcgtaaaaagcgcagctcaatggcaatgcaaggatttgatcttatatttaaattaaattaaattaaacatagaatattcatctgtggcggccgattttgattttgtggcgccccgccacagattagtcaatgtatgggaaacactgtgtccGCAAGGAACCTCATGTAATCCTGTGATAAAGACACTTGCGCCACGTGAACCGTAGCAGATCTTTGTATACTTGCTGACCACCTCACCATCACCTTTCCGCTCCTCCTTCTGTCCGTCCCATAGGGAGATGCTGGAGAGAGCCCTGGTGAAAAGACTGAGGGACTCTGACTCCGACTCCGACCAGgacgaggagaaagagaagtcaGCAGTGAAGAAGCTCGCTGCAGAGCGGCCCACTGACATCCTCACAACTGCAAAGAGCACAGACATCCAGGTACAGCACACCATTATGccattatttgtttatgtttgtttttattcttttattGCTCTTCCCTAGTCTTGATTGATGTTGATAAGCTCACACAACAAACTATTGTGTACAGCTGGGTACTGTTATCCCAGTTTGGATTAAGGGAGATGGTACTGATGTTGTGTGCATGGAatttattaaaaatgttccCACAATGGAAGCTCACttttatgttaaggtaaaggtATTAtttcaagaccaaacatgaatgcATTATTCTCACAACACATTACAGACcaatactgtatgataatgaggTTGGCCTATCTCACCATAAGACATCAAGTAGGCCCAGGACTGAGGGCCCGTACACACGGAGACTCTTTTTGGGTTGAACGCACCGGAaccgaatcctgtaaacgcactgcccgaaaccgcacttttttgaaacctggtcctctgaaaccgtagcccttatGAGTTCGTTTGGACGGCGAAACCGCATACTTGCGTAGgctattgatgatgtcatcgccacacctcagctgccctggacttgacacaagtttatacatgacattacctacgattacactcagtaagataaatatcacaactggtgctgcgcagcaccaatagcttatgacttggtggactgaacagtgtttttcccgggggtttttttatgcattctagctactgtcagtgacgcgagagaactagtcagaagttattggaagtgcggtgtaagtttaaattaatttgtgcgtagtgctggtgtcattcatttattttacatgtcttacaacataaataaatgcattcacagtctagtgaagtcaaatatgaacatacaaagacgcctagaactcatgttaagccgaTGATGGAgcactaaatgcgaatgcgcgatttgatgcaggcaaaagtatcgactgttactaatgaaggtattatagcaatattataaatgtggcgacggaataccctagaacttgggtaggcctagcgtaAGGTAGCCTATGCACTTGGCGGTGATATCtgaaactaatgtgaatcgcggactatcctacaaccaaagaaagtaaaggagattatttgtacctgcgttagccaaataaaggacgggactgcacccttcacaaaccgtaaaattgAAGTTTATTCGTTTTACAGTTGAcaacagttgacagttcactatcagtccacacaaacaaacaattctggtttccttgtaCTAGCCATTTTtgttgtagcctattctgtctgtttgtatagcctacagcacgcaagctttggtcaatttctgtaaagaaacagtgcacctatacacctacagtataggcctgggatatgaagtgacgtgttgagtcgtgttgagatgtaTCCGTTTGgatgcaaatattcttgatactgttccagggaagacggaggaaaaaagatcggtttggtacgtgtggactaggcctgagTTAACCTCTCAGCAGAGGGGCCAGAACAAAGAGCAAATGGCCACTTTATGCATGAGCGGGTGTTGGGGAATCTTTGGCCATGGCCAGCTAAGACAATACAGATCGAACACAGGTATCCACACATGTAAATTGAATGCAAAAGGCATTCTTTAGAAATGTAAAAGAGTTGGACAAAAAGCTGGTCTTTACAGTTGTCTCTTGTTTTAAAGAGGAGCTTCTGTATTTTGAACTGGGATCCTATTTTCCTCTCTGAGTCCAATTCTGTTATTAGAGATGTGTTATGTAGTTATGATTCAGGGCAAGAAAAATATGTGTGATTCCTTCATCCTTCAACAGTATCACAAGTAACTTTTTATAATTCCATTTTGTCGTAACTTGTCTATactcactcaccctctcctcctcccctcctctgtctcctccttTCCCCCCCTCTGCCCCCTCCTTTCCCCCCCTCTGCCCCCACAGGGGAGCACAGCGCCGGTGAAGCGGGTGCAGCCAGAGACCTGGGAGCGAAGTGTTGGAGGCTTGGGGGCCAAAGCTGTGCTGGGCTCCCTGGTGGTCAGGAAGAAGCCCGCTGCCTCAaagtccagcagcagcagcagcagcacaccgTTTGGGCCCAGCATTCCGCAGACAGGTGGGCACTCTCGGCTCACGTCACACTTTTTTTGGCTGATTAAAGACCAGACCGCTGCATCATGTGTAATGGTCTCACATACATAGCTATTTCTAGTAGTTAGTTTTTATTGTTGTCAGTATTACATAACAAATGCATTAGAAGATTAGTAGGCTATTTTACCCCTAGAAAAACATGGTGAAAAAAAACTCACAGCCAAATAGATGAATACTTGAATACCTGAATACTGGCCAGGATGATATGATAAACAACccctttttgtttttcactaCTTATTTACAACCTAAATATCTTACTCCTTACAAAATGTGGTAGCATCACTGCTATGCTGTTAGAAAGAGCAGTTTTTCACACCAGCTGCCCTCAGCAAGCGACCGGACATGTGCACACAGCATAATTTCACTGTTTCAGTCTGCCTGCTGCTTGCTCTAAAGCCGTCTGTCAGTGGTTCCGTGCACTAACCTTAATCCTACGACTCCTTCGTGGGACTCTGATTGGTCAGTAATGTGAATGCCAGCATCATTGTTGGTCGTCTGTAGTGCACTGGTTCTGATTCAGAATGAGCCTCTGTGGTGTTTGCAGGTCTGTATTCCTGCAGCTGTGTAATCTTCCCCGTCAGTCTAACCCTGTTCTGTTTCAAACCCACAGAGACGAAGACTGCAGCCCcttccagcagcaacacacAACCAGCAGCCCTGCAGAGCGGCTCCCCAGCGATCCAGTCAGCGGCTCCTCAGAACGGTTCCTCTCTCAGCCTCCTGGGGGCGTACTCAgacagtgatgacagtgattgAGAAGGCCATGTCTTGTGTACtgatattttcaaatgaaaaAACCTTACAGCAGTTATGCAAAAGATAAGCTTAAAGAAAATCAAAGAGGTGTCAAGgctgaaatgtaaaaaaaaggcTCTCGAGATTCAACACTTTTTACTCTTGTGTGGAACAGGTCTTTAAAAAGAACCTGTCATATCCCAGTTTCATCTACTGCTCTGTGACCTGCTGGTTGAGTCCCCCAGGAGCTGTTAGCTCTGAAGGAACCAGCACTAAAACTCAGGATTGcacatgtgtgtctgagtcCTCAGTCCTCAGTTTTCTATCTGTGACGATGTCTAAATAAAGTTATCATTGATACAGACTCCAAGATATGTGCTTCTAATTTAAAGCCTCTGTGTGTTAGGGGTTGGGGGGTATAGACCCACAGTTAGCGTTAGTGATTTTAGTCGCTGGGTAATTGAATTATCCAAATAactcaaaatatgtttttacattttgtacCCGAAAAAAGGCATATGCTAGTATGGCAAAATCAACAACAGTcaactgctcctctctctccctctgcgtGTATAAGGACTGGTGAAAGCAGTGTTTGGCTTTGACTGCCAACGTCATTTTAAATGCCAGTAGTCAAATACACAGGTAATTACTTATATGCCTACTATGTTTCTGTCTATGGTGAGAGAATACATGCAATACATACAAGCAATGCGCGTGCGCatggcttcacgacaccaatctggctccagcggcgagatcacaacacatgattggcacgatatcttcacaacacaccacatgattggctcaatgtattcagaacacaacacatgattggcttaATGTATTCATATGTCGACATTTTGCTGCGGAAaaggtgggatatgtgtagacaactgccatattggtgttacaaactaaccccatgcatttctatggaggatttttgagtgctgtgtctcctcattagaaagtctctggtgtaCCTTGTTTGGCTCTGGTCTGTACCAGACTGTGGCTGCATCCAGATGCAGCCTGTATAAAATAGGTTAACATTCTCTGGCATCTATTGCATAGACCAGGGGTAGGCAACCTGCGGCCTTTTAGTTCCTCTCTAGTGGCTCCCTGGCTTTCTCTAAAAATGGAAGTTATCAAATATTTCTAGCAATTTCATATAGTTGTTCAGCTTTAAGCTGTCCCAACACATTAACAGTTAGTGAAAGTATTATACTGTACAATACACCACATGTGCAGAGTATGGCAGTTATGCCATATGCCTGAGGCTAATGAAGATAGAGATGTCTAACTGATTTCTTTTAAATGGTTCCGACATCTTTGCGGCCCCAGAcagatttattttgtatttctgGTCAAAGAAATGGCCCTTTTAAAGGTCTCATTCCCCGAGAAACttactccaagttgcatatgcatgctgcacgtgaaaatgatctagatagatagatagatccccaaggggaaattcaagatcttctacccccattgcccgcattagccaatgaaagaaaatacacagaaaaacaagcgaatcagaaagagcccttccctgTGATGCCGCAGTGAAGAcaattattcatggcctcgcccaccttggcttgcaACCGCCCACAGGAAGACAGTATTGATTTTGTGGCCAGGaggcatagacagtaaaagaaaggagTTAGCAGAGCTCATCTCTGATGCCAACCGCCATAAAACTCAAAAGAAGAAGAAGCTCATCTCTGCATAGAAGCTAAGCGAACAGCTACTTGCTAACATGGCGGCAGAACACATTCGTGCTTGTTTTATCTGTGGCAATAAGACATCAACATTACATTTCTTGCCCAAGAAAGAAGAGTTGAGGAATAAATGGTTAGAATTTATCTTCGGAACACCACCAACGAAGTATAGCCCTCATTTAGTTTTGTGTTCAAATCATTTCAACCACAGTGACTTTTACAACTTCGGTGCCTACAgtagtggttttgcatcgaagTTGTTATTAAAACCTGGATCTGTACCATCACAACGATCAAGCACCAGCGCACAGGCGGTAAGTAAAAACTAGCTTTTCTACCTAAGGTTTTTGTTACTAAAtagttcatattcttcacgttagcatgcatgaaatgGGCATGAGCTAGGCTGTCAGACTCTAGAAAAGAACCCACCTAACGGTACcgagagatttagcttgttgaacctatactCTTCTAAACTAAGCTAAAgtgtaactctcgccaaaatgcatcctagAGTGTTTTTGTGAaagtacccgagtcaaactttgaaaaggttgccgacccctgacaTAGACTCCCAGATTACTATATGGGAGGATTCCATGCTGATCTGAAACTGACATCGGGCAGATTCATGTGTGCTGTCTGGGCTGTAGGCTTATACTTTGCATACCATGCACGTGAAAATGTTCTTCTACTCCCATTGCCTGCAGTagtcaatgaaagaaaatagatggaaaaacaagcgaatcagaaaaagCCCTTCCAACTGACGCCATTTAGAGAATTGGTATTCATGGCTTCGCCTACCTTGGCTTGCAACCGCCCACAGGAAGACATTGATTTTGCGGCCAGGAGATAGTTGCAAACATTAGTAGTAAGTTGCAAACATGGCGGAACAACTTCGTtcctgtgttatttgtggcagTAACACACTAACTTTGCATCTCTTGCCCAAGAAAGAAGAGATTAGGAAGAAATGGTTGGAATTTATCTTTGGAACAAGACCACCAGCTAAGTATTGCGCAACATTAGTTCtatgttccaatcatttcgaccacagTGACTTTTCCAACTTGGGTGCCTACAgtagtggttttgcatcgaggTTGTTATTAAAACCTGGATCTGTACCGTCAcaacgatcgaccaccagctcacaggctgtaagtaaaaacaaactttttttttgtttgttttgttttttacaaaataggATGTTCGTATTCTGCACGTTAGTATGCATGAAATGGGCACATGCTAACCGCAGCCGGCAAAATATTATTTGGTCACCGCTATTTACCGATTTACGGCTGCCATCGACTTCCATTCaatacatgtaaacaaaacgttcACAATCATGCAAGACgatctggctaaattgctattaaatcctgttagcatcattagcacgctgcacgagtTTGTTCAatactgttgcattcaaattgactgctaaattctaataatctcaatcccgatgcaaatggaagtattttccaagactcaaacggacCTGTCCCAAgaagaaaaagtattcatttgaaacttaaacccacgtggggaaactgaacagtctaaccagtagactatgataaactagcaaattaagctactttgtttacaatatttctaggcttcaaccagtgctgcttttcattcagatttttttatttgagtgtttttcatgattgtgttgctatttcttttccctgtttgctttgataactgaggtgattaaaatcagaggaaggttcaAAAAtaagtgtttaaattgaacttttttttcttctggttcttatctgaaatagattttttttttttaaatcaataattatcgatatcgacttatataaatacttatatcgtgatacagttttcagccatatcgcccagccctaatggCCATAGACTTAAAT of Alosa sapidissima isolate fAloSap1 chromosome 1, fAloSap1.pri, whole genome shotgun sequence contains these proteins:
- the yju2 gene encoding splicing factor YJU2, translating into MSERKVLNKYYPPDFDPSKIPKLKLPKDRQYVVRLMAPFNMRCKTCGEYIYKGKKFNARKETVQNEHYMGLPIFRFYIKCTRCLAEITFKTDPENTDYAMEHGATRNFQAEKLIEEEEKKIQREREEEELNNPMKVLENRTRDSKMEMEVLENLQELKELNQRQAQVDFEGMLGQYRDLEQQQRQREVEEDERETKEMLERALVKRLRDSDSDSDQDEEKEKSAVKKLAAERPTDILTTAKSTDIQGSTAPVKRVQPETWERSVGGLGAKAVLGSLVVRKKPAASKSSSSSSSTPFGPSIPQTETKTAAPSSSNTQPAALQSGSPAIQSAAPQNGSSLSLLGAYSDSDDSD